A DNA window from Spirochaeta cellobiosiphila DSM 17781 contains the following coding sequences:
- a CDS encoding alpha/beta hydrolase, whose translation MDRQKNNEYDPTIDLNYDVINDYGTTSPFGILQETADTSSSIVVDWTKEADVDPGQKQFLEKKVYYKHALITDGKDKGNSLPLQMNIQYHEKPHNPNPVVLFIPGGGFTIAPIEGLPITRNYLANHGYAVVSAQYRVIGEGLYKDAVADVNDAIRYVKSHAPKYNMDPERIVLLGNSAGGYMVSLATISANRENKDFRGESNLEYSTEVKGVINLYGLSDLRKIADDYTEDSRLSHEVNTSLESHYVNGVYSQTSIMDNGETAKASNPLTYIDGTEPPFLFLHGDKDLAVSPSQTVILHEALLAAGVSSRRYSLVGATHGRGGFDSQPALDVIEDFLRSTLK comes from the coding sequence GTGGATAGGCAGAAGAATAATGAATATGATCCTACGATTGATCTTAATTATGATGTGATCAATGATTATGGGACTACCAGTCCTTTTGGAATACTACAGGAGACCGCTGATACTTCCTCCAGTATCGTAGTGGATTGGACAAAGGAAGCTGATGTCGATCCTGGACAGAAACAGTTTTTAGAAAAAAAGGTGTATTATAAACATGCTTTGATCACAGATGGAAAAGATAAGGGGAATAGTCTTCCTTTACAAATGAACATCCAATACCATGAAAAGCCCCATAATCCTAATCCTGTTGTCCTTTTTATTCCTGGAGGAGGATTTACCATAGCCCCTATCGAGGGGCTGCCCATTACACGAAACTATTTAGCCAATCATGGTTATGCCGTGGTAAGTGCCCAGTATAGGGTTATTGGAGAAGGGCTTTATAAAGATGCCGTGGCAGATGTTAATGATGCCATTCGCTATGTAAAATCTCATGCTCCTAAGTACAATATGGATCCGGAACGGATTGTTTTATTAGGTAATTCTGCAGGTGGCTATATGGTGTCTCTAGCGACTATCAGTGCCAATAGGGAAAACAAAGATTTTCGGGGAGAGTCCAATCTGGAGTACTCAACAGAGGTAAAAGGAGTCATTAACCTGTATGGCTTATCTGATCTTAGGAAAATCGCTGATGATTACACAGAAGACTCCAGGCTCTCTCACGAAGTAAATACCTCTCTAGAGTCACACTATGTTAATGGTGTTTATTCCCAAACCAGTATTATGGATAATGGTGAGACCGCAAAAGCCTCCAATCCTCTTACTTATATAGATGGCACAGAACCTCCCTTCCTTTTCCTTCATGGTGACAAGGATCTGGCCGTATCCCCGAGTCAGACTGTTATCCTCCATGAAGCTTTATTAGCCGCTGGTGTTTCCTCCCGTCGCTATTCTCTTGTGGGAGCCACCCATGGTCGTGGAGGATTTGATAGCCAACCAGCTCTGGATGTAATAGAGGATTTCTTACGATCAACTTTGAAGTAA
- a CDS encoding transposase, with translation MRKSKFTDSQIMAMLKQAKSGIPIQDICRDNGVSTAMFYRWRSKYGGMDTSMVKRLKELERENALLKKMYAEEKLKNEIVTDALEKKW, from the coding sequence ATGAGAAAATCAAAATTTACAGACAGTCAAATTATGGCCATGCTTAAACAGGCTAAAAGCGGTATCCCGATACAAGATATTTGCCGAGATAACGGTGTAAGTACTGCTATGTTTTACAGATGGAGATCAAAGTATGGTGGTATGGATACCTCAATGGTTAAGCGATTAAAAGAATTAGAAAGAGAAAATGCGTTACTTAAAAAAATGTATGCAGAAGAAAAACTCAAGAATGAAATTGTGACGGATGCTCTTGAAAAAAAGTGGTAA
- a CDS encoding SMI1/KNR4 family protein has protein sequence MTLTEIEKKLNITYPLLYKTLEQKGMLDVGEAVPDRYRTVYPKLKDNPILLLHSYDFELMNINDVYEAVTELYVPDDYRQINPELKFIPFGQSGGGDLYCFFLSEPESVDIPIVYFYHDFNEACYLAKNLQDFIFRILLNDMSNQDVTNNVSDEEFLSNLKNVLRTHSPYLTEKQTSTLQNMLSRDIRDYDIPLPRGRKITQRGLLTNVEWKEILAEIIPYEKMDVSFEYSDE, from the coding sequence ATGACATTAACTGAGATTGAAAAGAAACTAAATATTACTTATCCCTTACTATATAAAACATTAGAGCAGAAGGGCATGCTGGATGTTGGAGAAGCAGTACCGGATAGGTATCGTACCGTTTATCCCAAATTAAAGGATAATCCCATTCTACTTCTACATAGTTATGACTTTGAATTAATGAACATAAATGATGTCTATGAAGCAGTAACAGAATTATATGTTCCAGACGATTATAGACAAATCAATCCTGAATTGAAATTTATACCCTTTGGGCAAAGTGGTGGGGGAGACCTCTATTGCTTCTTTTTATCTGAACCAGAGTCGGTTGATATACCTATCGTATATTTCTATCATGACTTTAATGAAGCCTGTTATCTGGCTAAAAACCTTCAAGACTTTATTTTTAGAATCCTACTTAATGATATGTCCAATCAGGATGTAACAAATAATGTTAGTGATGAAGAATTCCTCAGTAATCTCAAAAATGTATTAAGAACTCATTCTCCCTATTTAACGGAAAAACAGACATCAACATTGCAAAATATGTTGTCTCGCGACATTAGAGATTATGACATTCCCCTTCCTAGAGGTCGAAAAATAACACAACGAGGATTATTGACAAATGTTGAGTGGAAGGAAATCTTGGCAGAAATCATCCCTTATGAGAAGATGGATGTCTCTTTTGAGTATTCAGATGAATAA
- a CDS encoding leucine-rich repeat domain-containing protein, whose translation MKFDNIQKALSKIKSAKTTLSLNQMWLGSVPEEVGELQNLSRLDLSYNDLKELPDFVYSLTKLRHLKLKGNKINFLSEQISQLTKLKTLDLEGTVITALPESIGSLSNLEELIVESGALTKVPDSLGSLTKLKVLDLGRNPVKRIPESIGQCTQLERLNLTYTQLESLPSSLGQLQNLEQLSLLYTNLTSIPDCLGDLTCLTGFGIAGMEKCVSFPSDFSKLTRLKNFILKDCKLDKIPQGIYTFSSLDFLRIEGCGLTAIPEDVLNLSDLKGLYVGFNKINTIPEFLSQKEWLTLDLSGNNITASSFPDNFEQMKIHNLYLYSTPLSDLKKEPDGFTKPDMTKIAGIGFKIQKKRPDTFVIDLEKSLKEEGSDLNSLKTEVLNKINQPLIKWGGTSNQITEISDWQCLSLKTLIDKKLSKLKTIAKRSFQEFYGDDKKRILMDVQSLELPQFDSEWEITINNKDMTGPLVILKMNGWNVSEETLVG comes from the coding sequence TTGAAATTCGATAATATCCAAAAAGCACTAAGTAAAATCAAATCTGCCAAAACAACATTATCATTAAACCAGATGTGGTTGGGTTCTGTCCCTGAGGAAGTAGGGGAATTGCAGAACCTGTCCCGTTTAGATCTGAGTTATAATGACCTAAAGGAACTACCTGATTTTGTCTATAGTTTGACTAAGCTTCGTCATTTAAAGTTAAAAGGAAATAAAATCAACTTCCTGTCAGAACAGATAAGTCAATTGACCAAGCTTAAGACTTTAGATCTTGAGGGGACTGTCATAACAGCTCTTCCTGAATCCATAGGAAGTTTGTCAAACTTGGAAGAACTAATTGTGGAATCAGGTGCATTAACCAAGGTTCCTGATTCCCTTGGAAGCCTTACAAAATTAAAAGTATTAGATTTGGGTCGTAATCCTGTTAAAAGGATTCCCGAATCTATTGGCCAATGTACGCAGTTGGAAAGACTAAACCTTACTTATACCCAATTGGAATCACTACCTTCTTCACTGGGGCAGTTACAGAATCTGGAACAGTTATCTTTGTTATACACAAATCTGACAAGTATTCCCGATTGTTTAGGAGATTTAACCTGTCTTACCGGTTTCGGTATTGCTGGTATGGAGAAATGCGTATCCTTTCCTTCTGACTTTTCTAAGCTGACTAGGCTTAAGAATTTCATTTTAAAAGACTGCAAGCTGGATAAGATTCCTCAGGGAATTTATACTTTTTCATCCCTTGATTTTCTTCGTATAGAGGGGTGTGGATTAACAGCTATTCCAGAGGATGTTCTTAACCTTTCTGACTTAAAGGGCTTGTATGTAGGTTTTAATAAGATAAACACCATTCCTGAATTCTTATCTCAAAAGGAATGGCTTACCCTTGATCTATCAGGGAATAATATTACAGCTTCTTCCTTTCCCGATAACTTTGAGCAGATGAAGATTCACAATCTCTATCTCTACAGTACTCCCTTATCTGATTTAAAAAAGGAACCCGATGGTTTTACAAAACCTGATATGACCAAGATCGCAGGGATTGGGTTCAAGATACAAAAGAAACGACCAGATACTTTCGTGATTGATTTGGAAAAAAGTCTAAAAGAGGAGGGCTCTGACCTGAATAGTCTAAAGACAGAGGTGCTGAATAAAATTAATCAACCATTGATAAAATGGGGAGGCACCAGTAATCAAATCACAGAGATAAGTGACTGGCAATGCCTCTCTCTCAAAACACTTATAGATAAAAAACTCAGCAAGTTAAAGACCATTGCTAAAAGATCCTTTCAGGAATTCTATGGAGATGACAAGAAAAGGATCCTAATGGATGTACAAAGTTTGGAGCTTCCTCAATTTGATAGTGAATGGGAGATCACTATTAATAATAAGGACATGACAGGGCCCTTGGTTATACTGAAAATGAATGGTTGGAATGTCTCAGAAGAGACATTGGTCGGGTAA
- a CDS encoding putative ABC transporter permease, giving the protein MSYSDVLILILKFLLIFMIGTVFGWVLEIFWRRFYGKARRWINPGFLNGPWLPLYGFGSIVLYLICDYVTPLHLRALSFLVILTTLEYIAGLIFIGHFNIRLWDYSKNRGNIKGIICPLYSIFWTLLGLFFSFTIFPLLQRDISWLLNNLEMSFFIGIFIGIFSVDLWQSFNIATRIKTLVNESEERWHVDFERFKLELRDRVESGFINRTHFLLPFNGELGSGLKERLSRHKRDL; this is encoded by the coding sequence TTGTCATACAGTGATGTTTTAATTCTGATTTTGAAGTTTCTACTGATTTTTATGATCGGTACTGTATTTGGCTGGGTTCTGGAGATTTTCTGGAGGCGTTTTTACGGAAAGGCCAGAAGGTGGATCAATCCGGGATTTCTAAATGGTCCCTGGCTTCCTTTGTATGGTTTTGGTTCCATTGTCTTGTACCTCATCTGTGATTATGTAACTCCTTTGCACCTACGTGCTCTTTCTTTTCTAGTTATTCTGACAACTCTTGAATACATTGCAGGATTAATCTTTATTGGGCATTTCAATATTCGGCTTTGGGATTATTCGAAAAACCGTGGAAACATTAAAGGAATCATATGTCCCCTCTACAGTATTTTTTGGACACTACTTGGTTTGTTTTTTTCCTTCACTATTTTTCCTCTTCTTCAGAGAGATATTTCCTGGCTCCTAAACAATTTGGAAATGTCTTTTTTCATAGGAATATTTATCGGTATTTTTTCTGTTGATCTCTGGCAATCCTTTAATATTGCTACCAGGATTAAAACCTTGGTTAATGAGTCTGAAGAAAGATGGCATGTGGATTTTGAGAGGTTTAAACTGGAATTAAGAGATCGTGTAGAATCAGGATTCATCAACAGAACTCATTTTCTGCTTCCTTTTAATGGAGAACTTGGTAGTGGACTCAAAGAGCGATTGAGCCGGCATAAACGGGATCTGTAA